In a genomic window of Penaeus vannamei isolate JL-2024 chromosome 38, ASM4276789v1, whole genome shotgun sequence:
- the LOC138859870 gene encoding uncharacterized protein, whose amino-acid sequence MDGKNESDSANRNLSESESADKNVIESANKNASKSESANKNTRESANKNVIESANKNASESESANKNTRESANKNVIQSANKNARESANKTVIQSANKNARESANKIASQSASLETL is encoded by the coding sequence AATGAGAGTGACAGTGCGAATAGGAAtttgagtgaaagtgagagtgcgGATAAGAATGTGATTGAAAGTGCGAATAAGAATGCGAGTAAAAGTGAGAGTGCGAATAAGAATACGAGGGAGAGTGCGAATAAGAATGTGATTGAAAGTGCGAATAAGAATgcaagtgaaagtgagagtgcgaATAAGAATACGAGGGAGAGTGCGAATAAGAATGTGATTCAAAGTGCGAATAAGAATGCGAGGGAGAGTGCGAATAAGACTGTGATTCAAAGTGCGAATAAGAATGCGAGGGAGAGTGCGAATAAGATCGCGAGTCAGAGCGCGAGTCTGGAAACGCTATGA